One segment of bacterium DNA contains the following:
- a CDS encoding flavodoxin family protein translates to MNVAVVYHSGYGHTAKQAEAVARGAASVSGTNVALVPVGEVDARWEELDAADALIFGTPTYMGNVSAEFKLFMEKSSKRWAAQAWKDKIAAGFTNSASQNGDKQNTLAALAVFAAQHGMIWVGLGLLPGNNSSTGGVEDLNRLGSSLGAMAQSNADQGPDVAPIPSDLRTAEHLGRRAAEFAAVVAKGRA, encoded by the coding sequence ATGAACGTCGCCGTCGTCTACCACAGTGGCTACGGGCACACCGCCAAGCAGGCCGAGGCCGTCGCGCGCGGCGCGGCCTCCGTTTCGGGAACCAACGTCGCGCTCGTGCCGGTGGGCGAGGTGGACGCGCGGTGGGAGGAGCTCGACGCCGCCGACGCGCTGATCTTCGGCACGCCGACCTACATGGGGAACGTGAGCGCCGAGTTCAAGCTCTTCATGGAGAAGTCGTCCAAGCGCTGGGCCGCGCAGGCGTGGAAGGACAAGATCGCCGCCGGCTTCACCAACTCGGCCAGCCAAAACGGCGACAAGCAGAACACCCTCGCCGCGCTCGCCGTCTTCGCCGCGCAGCACGGGATGATCTGGGTGGGCCTCGGGCTGCTGCCGGGCAACAACAGCTCGACCGGCGGCGTGGAGGACCTCAACCGGCTCGGCTCGTCGCTCGGCGCGATGGCCCAGAGCAACGCCGACCAAGGTCCCGACGTCGCGCCGATTCCGAGCGACCTGCGGACCGCCGAACACCTCGGCCGCCGCGCGGCGGAGTTCGCGGCGGTGGTCGCGAAGGGGCGCGCCTGA